The Fibrobacter sp. UWB2 genome window below encodes:
- a CDS encoding ferredoxin family protein, giving the protein MSISIDQSKCIGCRRCHDVCPGTLIKINEDKKAFIKYPKDCWGCTSCIKECPVHAISFFLGEDIGGKGCKVHTEKVKGEKNDIVRWIFELNDGSVKTIDIDPKESNKY; this is encoded by the coding sequence ATGAGCATCAGCATTGATCAAAGCAAATGTATCGGCTGCAGGAGATGCCACGACGTATGCCCCGGCACGCTAATCAAGATAAATGAAGACAAAAAAGCGTTTATCAAGTACCCCAAGGATTGCTGGGGTTGCACCTCGTGCATCAAGGAATGCCCGGTTCACGCCATCAGCTTCTTTCTCGGTGAAGACATCGGCGGCAAGGGTTGTAAGGTGCATACCGAAAAAGTCAAGGGCGAAAAAAACGATATCGTGCGCTGGATATTTGAACTGAACGATGGAAGCGTCAAGACTATCGATATCGATCCCAAGGAATCTAACAAATACTAG
- a CDS encoding 4Fe-4S binding protein, with protein MAVDYSTLKKGGWMRQKQKNNFSLRVRVVGGNLTATQLAKIAEVAEKYGEGYAHLTSRQSVEIPFIKLENIDDVKNALAEGGVEPGVCGARVRTITACQGEAVCPSGCIDTYAIAKELDDRYFARELPHKFKFGVTGCQNNCLKAEENDVGIKGAIKVDWLEDKCIGCGLCAKVCRKEAIKIENKKVIFDKEKCNYCGRCYKSCPTDAWSHIHGYIVSFGGLFGNNINKGETIIPFVEDKQKLLDICDAAIQFFADNGKSGERFKYTIDRVGRDVFAKKIQDVYNG; from the coding sequence ATGGCAGTTGATTATTCTACTCTTAAAAAGGGCGGCTGGATGCGCCAGAAGCAGAAGAACAATTTCTCGTTGCGCGTTCGCGTTGTTGGTGGGAACCTCACAGCAACACAGCTTGCCAAAATCGCCGAAGTCGCTGAAAAATATGGCGAAGGTTACGCTCACCTAACTTCGAGACAGAGCGTCGAGATTCCGTTTATCAAGCTTGAAAATATTGACGATGTGAAAAACGCACTTGCCGAGGGTGGTGTTGAACCAGGCGTTTGCGGGGCTCGCGTGCGTACCATTACGGCATGCCAGGGTGAAGCCGTTTGCCCGAGCGGTTGCATTGATACTTATGCAATCGCGAAAGAGCTTGACGATCGTTACTTTGCACGAGAACTTCCGCACAAGTTCAAATTCGGTGTGACGGGTTGCCAAAACAACTGTCTCAAGGCCGAAGAAAACGACGTGGGCATCAAGGGCGCCATCAAGGTGGATTGGCTCGAAGACAAGTGCATCGGTTGCGGGCTTTGCGCAAAGGTTTGCCGCAAAGAGGCCATCAAGATCGAAAACAAGAAGGTCATTTTCGACAAGGAAAAATGCAATTACTGCGGCCGTTGCTACAAGTCCTGCCCCACTGACGCCTGGAGCCACATTCACGGCTACATCGTATCGTTTGGCGGGCTTTTCGGCAACAACATCAACAAGGGCGAAACGATTATTCCGTTTGTAGAAGACAAGCAGAAACTCTTGGACATTTGCGATGCTGCGATTCAATTCTTTGCAGACAACGGAAAGAGCGGTGAACGTTTCAAGTACACGATCGACCGCGTCGGCCGCGATGTATTCGCAAAGAAAATCCAGGACGTATACAACGGTTAA
- the cysD gene encoding sulfate adenylyltransferase subunit CysD, with product MSEFSHLDELEAEAIYIIREVAAECEKPVMLYSIGKDSSVMLHLAMKAFYPEKPPFPFLHVNTTWKFKEMIKFRDETAKKLGIEMLEYVNQDGVKQGINPFDHGAAYTDIMKTQALKQALNKYGFTAAFGGGRRDEEKSRAKERIFSFRNSAHAWDPKNQRPEMWKLYNTKINKGESIRVFPISNWTEKDIWQYIKREKIDIVPLYFAAPRPVVVRDGNIIMVDDERFPLREGETPEIKSVRFRTLGCYPLTGGIESTATTLDEIIDETLSAVSSERTSRVIDNEAAGSMERRKREGYF from the coding sequence GTGAGCGAATTTTCCCACCTCGACGAGCTGGAAGCCGAAGCCATCTACATCATTCGCGAAGTCGCAGCCGAATGCGAAAAGCCGGTTATGCTGTACTCGATTGGCAAGGACAGTTCCGTCATGTTGCATTTGGCCATGAAGGCCTTCTATCCCGAAAAGCCGCCTTTCCCGTTCTTGCATGTGAATACCACATGGAAGTTCAAGGAAATGATCAAGTTTCGCGACGAAACCGCCAAGAAACTCGGTATCGAAATGCTGGAATACGTCAACCAGGATGGCGTCAAGCAGGGCATTAATCCGTTTGACCACGGTGCCGCTTATACCGACATCATGAAGACACAGGCTCTAAAGCAGGCACTAAACAAGTACGGTTTTACCGCCGCATTTGGCGGCGGCCGCCGCGACGAAGAAAAGTCCCGCGCCAAGGAACGCATTTTCTCGTTCCGCAATTCAGCACACGCTTGGGACCCGAAAAACCAGCGTCCGGAAATGTGGAAGCTTTACAACACCAAGATTAACAAGGGCGAAAGCATCCGCGTTTTTCCGATTTCGAACTGGACCGAAAAGGACATCTGGCAGTACATCAAACGCGAAAAGATTGATATCGTACCGCTTTATTTTGCGGCACCGCGCCCGGTTGTGGTGCGCGACGGCAACATCATCATGGTGGACGACGAACGTTTCCCGCTGCGCGAAGGCGAAACGCCCGAAATCAAGTCGGTGCGCTTCCGCACGCTCGGTTGCTACCCGCTCACGGGAGGTATTGAATCGACCGCCACGACGCTTGATGAAATCATTGACGAAACCTTGAGCGCGGTTTCTTCGGAACGCACTTCCCGCGTGATTGACAACGAAGCCGCGGGCAGCATGGAACGTCGCAAGAGGGAGGGATATTTCTAA
- a CDS encoding adenylyl-sulfate reductase subunit alpha, with product MKIEKIKTDLLIIGGGTAGCYAAITASTLGAAKDVADIKILVVEKANIKRSGCLAAGVNALNAYITEGRTPKDYVEYAKKDADGIVREDLLYSISERFNEITAHLEKLGLVILKDKDGKYVTRGNRNIKINGENIKPILAAAVAKAPNVQVLNHVNIFDYSVHNNRIDGAFGFGIENDTFYAIEARAVIIATGGAAGLYRPNNPGFSRHKMWYPPFNTGAGYAMGIRHGAEMTTFEMRFIALRCKDTIAPTGTLAQGVGAKQINSLGEVYETKYGISTSERVYGTVAENLEGRGPCYLRTVGITPAQEDSLLKAYLNMAPSQTIRWIENGTPSKANVEIEGTEPYIVGGHTASGYWVDTKRATTIDGLYAAGDVAGGAPQKYVTGALAEGEIAAKSAVEYINAVDCRTPLQGARNDVDADPREDVDAKATIKEAEIARHVAEIETYLSQKNSLYTTEQLEEAMQIAMDEYAGGIKTGYGYSEKHLNIAKEKIDEIESLTDKLSAADLQEVMYIYELKERLTVCKSVIAHLKARHETRWHSFAENLDYPEKDNANFHKYVNSKLENGEIKIILRDLTAEGQKNYEHQH from the coding sequence ATGAAGATTGAAAAAATTAAGACAGACCTGCTGATAATTGGCGGCGGAACCGCTGGCTGTTATGCAGCCATTACCGCAAGTACTTTAGGTGCAGCGAAAGATGTCGCAGACATCAAGATATTGGTTGTCGAAAAAGCGAACATCAAGCGGAGCGGTTGCCTCGCTGCTGGCGTAAACGCGCTGAACGCCTACATTACCGAAGGCCGTACGCCCAAGGATTATGTGGAGTACGCCAAGAAAGACGCCGACGGAATCGTTCGCGAAGACTTGCTGTACAGCATTTCCGAGAGGTTCAACGAAATCACCGCGCATTTGGAAAAGCTGGGCCTTGTCATTTTGAAGGACAAGGATGGAAAGTATGTGACCCGCGGGAATCGTAATATCAAAATCAACGGCGAAAACATAAAGCCAATTTTGGCGGCGGCTGTCGCAAAGGCTCCGAACGTTCAGGTGCTAAACCACGTGAACATTTTTGATTACTCTGTTCACAACAACAGGATTGACGGAGCTTTCGGTTTCGGAATCGAGAACGATACTTTTTACGCCATCGAGGCGCGTGCTGTGATTATCGCGACGGGCGGTGCCGCCGGGCTTTATCGCCCGAACAATCCGGGATTTTCCCGCCATAAAATGTGGTACCCGCCGTTCAACACGGGCGCGGGCTATGCAATGGGAATCCGTCACGGTGCCGAGATGACGACTTTCGAGATGCGTTTTATTGCGCTTCGTTGCAAGGACACCATCGCCCCGACAGGTACGCTTGCGCAGGGCGTAGGTGCAAAGCAGATAAATTCGCTTGGTGAAGTTTATGAGACAAAGTACGGCATTTCAACTTCGGAACGCGTGTACGGAACAGTGGCAGAAAACCTGGAAGGCCGCGGGCCGTGCTATTTGCGCACCGTCGGGATTACACCCGCACAGGAAGACTCGCTTTTAAAGGCATACCTGAACATGGCCCCGTCGCAGACCATCCGCTGGATTGAAAACGGCACGCCATCAAAAGCGAATGTGGAAATCGAAGGAACGGAACCCTACATCGTGGGCGGACACACCGCAAGCGGTTACTGGGTCGATACCAAGCGTGCAACGACAATTGACGGGCTTTACGCTGCAGGCGATGTTGCCGGTGGAGCCCCGCAAAAATACGTGACGGGCGCGCTTGCCGAAGGCGAGATTGCGGCGAAGAGTGCAGTGGAATATATCAATGCGGTAGATTGCCGCACCCCCTTACAGGGGGCTCGCAATGACGTAGATGCAGATCCTCGCGAAGACGTAGACGCCAAAGCAACCATCAAGGAAGCAGAAATCGCCCGACATGTCGCAGAAATCGAAACATATCTATCACAGAAAAATTCGCTGTACACGACAGAGCAACTTGAAGAAGCCATGCAAATAGCCATGGACGAATATGCAGGCGGAATCAAGACGGGCTATGGCTACAGCGAAAAGCATCTCAATATTGCCAAAGAAAAAATTGACGAAATTGAAAGCCTTACAGACAAGCTTAGCGCAGCCGATTTGCAAGAAGTGATGTACATCTACGAACTCAAGGAACGTCTAACAGTTTGCAAGAGCGTGATAGCCCACCTCAAGGCACGTCACGAAACACGTTGGCATAGTTTTGCAGAAAACCTGGACTACCCCGAAAAGGACAACGCAAACTTCCACAAATACGTCAATTCAAAACTCGAAAACGGCGAAATCAAAATCATCTTGCGCGACCTCACCGCAGAAGGGCAAAAGAACTATGAGCATCAGCATTGA
- a CDS encoding sulfate adenylyltransferase subunit 1 — translation MKGLLKFITCGSVDDGKSTLIGHILYDSKLLYADQEKALELDSKVGSRSGKIDYSLLLDGLMAEREQGITIDVAYRYFTTDHRSFIVADTPGHEEYTRNMAVGASFADLAVILVDASQGVLVQTRRHARICRLMGIRHFVFAVNKMDLVGYSEEVFNKIKVQIAELAQTHSLSNIQVIPLSATEGDNVTIKSKNIAWYQGPALLEYLENVDTSSSALEKGFYMPVQRVSRPDRTFRGFQGQIESGTIRVGDVIKSLPSYEKASVKSILYTNRNVEEAHAGEPVTITLDREVDVSRGCVLARDASIGSYKKIKASLLWMDDEPLSLGKDYLVKIGTKIIPGTLTKIDYAIDVNTGAHLETESISKNGIAVCELVFAEAIVVDLFEKHKTLGELILIDIVTHATAACGVVEGLYEKQLQSNEKAAFVQGERHGRGEIFEEFFYDTATLSVVKQQPIKQHYTVGDEIPTAGESYHYPDDFDIIILRDSIAVKVRGKRIAEITAADQYHYGNVPVINGRGFEIKVHSDEDVANLLREYDDAGESGREEFFRKWAAFDTYRKVVIK, via the coding sequence ATGAAAGGCTTATTGAAGTTTATTACATGCGGTAGCGTTGATGACGGAAAGTCGACGCTCATCGGACACATCCTCTACGATTCCAAGTTGCTCTATGCCGACCAGGAAAAGGCTCTGGAATTGGACAGTAAAGTCGGTAGCCGCAGCGGAAAAATTGACTATTCGCTTTTGCTCGACGGCCTTATGGCCGAACGCGAGCAGGGCATTACCATCGATGTCGCGTACCGCTATTTCACGACGGATCACCGCAGCTTTATCGTTGCTGACACTCCGGGGCATGAAGAATACACGCGCAACATGGCCGTGGGCGCATCTTTTGCCGACCTCGCCGTAATTCTCGTGGACGCTTCGCAGGGCGTTCTCGTGCAGACGCGCAGACACGCTCGTATTTGCAGACTGATGGGCATCCGCCACTTCGTCTTTGCCGTGAACAAGATGGATCTTGTGGGTTACAGCGAAGAGGTATTCAACAAAATCAAGGTACAAATCGCAGAACTTGCACAGACTCATTCCCTGAGCAACATACAAGTTATTCCGCTTTCGGCAACAGAAGGCGACAACGTTACCATCAAATCGAAAAACATTGCATGGTATCAAGGTCCTGCATTACTTGAATACCTTGAAAATGTCGATACATCAAGCTCTGCACTAGAAAAGGGATTTTACATGCCCGTGCAGCGCGTGAGCCGCCCCGACCGTACATTCCGCGGATTCCAAGGACAAATTGAATCTGGAACGATTCGCGTCGGAGACGTCATCAAATCCCTCCCGAGCTACGAAAAAGCATCCGTCAAAAGCATTCTCTACACAAACAGGAATGTCGAAGAAGCCCACGCTGGCGAACCGGTCACAATTACGCTAGACCGTGAAGTTGACGTATCGAGAGGTTGCGTGCTCGCTAGAGATGCAAGCATCGGTAGCTACAAGAAAATCAAGGCGTCACTTTTGTGGATGGATGACGAGCCGCTTTCGCTAGGCAAAGACTACCTCGTCAAAATCGGGACAAAGATTATTCCTGGAACACTCACGAAAATCGACTATGCCATTGACGTGAACACAGGCGCACACTTAGAAACAGAAAGCATTTCCAAAAACGGGATTGCCGTCTGCGAACTTGTTTTCGCCGAAGCCATTGTCGTTGATCTTTTTGAAAAGCACAAAACGCTTGGCGAGCTCATTCTCATTGACATCGTAACGCATGCAACAGCCGCTTGCGGCGTTGTTGAAGGGCTCTACGAAAAGCAACTTCAATCCAACGAAAAGGCAGCCTTTGTGCAAGGCGAGCGCCATGGCCGTGGAGAAATCTTCGAAGAATTCTTCTACGATACAGCTACACTTTCCGTAGTAAAGCAGCAGCCCATCAAGCAGCACTACACTGTAGGCGACGAAATCCCGACTGCTGGCGAAAGCTACCACTATCCCGACGATTTCGACATCATCATCTTGCGCGATAGTATCGCTGTCAAGGTGCGTGGCAAACGCATCGCCGAAATCACGGCCGCGGACCAGTACCATTACGGAAACGTTCCGGTCATCAACGGTCGCGGTTTTGAAATCAAGGTCCATTCCGACGAAGATGTTGCAAACTTGCTCCGTGAATACGATGATGCAGGAGAATCCGGCCGCGAGGAATTTTTCCGCAAGTGGGCCGCATTTGATACATACCGCAAGGTCGTAATAAAGTAA